A part of Pectinatus sottacetonis genomic DNA contains:
- a CDS encoding DegT/DnrJ/EryC1/StrS family aminotransferase, with the protein MKIDLAVLNRQFELYQKEYESAAIKVLRSGWYILGPELEQFENEFKTYIGCEYSVGLNSGLDALTLAVKALGIKAGDEVIVPANTYIATVLSITENGATPIFVEPDIYYNIDAENIERVITAKTKAIMTVHLYGQAAQMDKITQIANKYNLYLLEDCAQSHGAHFDKKMTGSFGDIGCFSFYPTKNLGAFGDSGAIVTDNEKLYKRIKMMRNYGSRIKYHNELEGVNSRLDEVQAALLRVKLEHIKELESERKKIANIYLEEIRNDNIKLPMTRSKSEHVYHQFVIRTEKRDKFKCFLEDKGIKTVIHYPIPPHLSECYRYLGHKKGEYPIAENYADTVLSLPIFNGMTDNEITYIIDTINGYKG; encoded by the coding sequence ATGAAAATTGATTTAGCAGTGTTAAATCGTCAGTTTGAACTATATCAAAAAGAATATGAATCGGCAGCAATTAAAGTGCTACGTTCAGGATGGTATATACTCGGACCTGAATTAGAACAATTTGAAAATGAATTTAAAACTTATATAGGGTGTGAATATAGCGTTGGGTTAAATTCGGGATTAGATGCATTAACATTGGCAGTAAAGGCATTAGGAATAAAAGCAGGAGATGAAGTGATTGTTCCAGCCAATACATATATAGCCACAGTATTGAGTATTACAGAAAATGGGGCAACGCCAATTTTTGTTGAGCCAGACATATATTATAATATAGATGCAGAAAATATAGAACGGGTAATTACAGCAAAAACAAAAGCAATAATGACTGTGCATCTTTATGGGCAGGCAGCTCAAATGGATAAAATAACACAAATTGCAAATAAATATAACTTGTATTTACTCGAAGATTGCGCCCAGTCGCATGGGGCACATTTTGATAAAAAAATGACAGGATCTTTTGGCGATATAGGATGCTTTAGTTTTTATCCAACTAAAAATCTAGGTGCATTTGGTGATTCTGGGGCAATTGTTACTGATAATGAAAAACTTTATAAAAGAATAAAAATGATGCGTAATTATGGGAGCCGAATAAAATATCATAATGAACTTGAAGGTGTTAATTCTCGTCTAGATGAAGTTCAAGCAGCACTTTTGCGCGTTAAATTAGAACACATAAAGGAACTGGAAAGTGAACGTAAAAAGATTGCCAATATATATTTAGAAGAAATACGAAATGATAATATAAAATTACCAATGACAAGAAGTAAGTCAGAACATGTATATCATCAGTTTGTCATAAGAACAGAAAAACGTGATAAATTTAAGTGTTTTCTAGAAGATAAAGGAATAAAAACAGTTATTCATTATCCTATACCGCCGCATTTATCGGAGTGTTATAGGTACCTTGGACATAAGAAGGGTGAGTATCCTATAGCAGAAAATTATGCAGATACAGTATTGAGTTTACCAATTTTTAATGGAATGACAGATAATGAGATTACTTATATTATTGATACTATCAATGGT
- a CDS encoding sugar 3,4-ketoisomerase produces the protein MKIISIKTVKHEILGSLSFFEGERDIPFSIKRVYYIYGVPKEGQRGGHAHKNLQQMLFCPYGSIEIVLDDGNNKKSIMLDSPEKGLLIGNGIWRDMIWHKNESVLCVVASAYYNEHDYIRDHKIFKKMVEEGYWDEN, from the coding sequence GTGAAAATTATTAGCATAAAAACTGTAAAACATGAAATTTTAGGTAGTTTATCCTTTTTTGAAGGAGAAAGGGATATTCCTTTTTCTATTAAACGTGTTTATTATATTTATGGAGTGCCTAAAGAAGGACAAAGAGGTGGACATGCGCATAAAAATTTGCAACAAATGCTTTTTTGTCCTTATGGTAGTATAGAAATAGTATTAGATGATGGAAATAATAAAAAAAGCATAATGCTTGATTCGCCAGAAAAAGGATTGTTAATAGGAAATGGTATATGGCGTGATATGATATGGCACAAAAATGAGTCGGTTCTTTGTGTGGTTGCTTCCGCTTATTATAATGAACATGATTATATACGAGATCATAAAATATTCAAAAAAATGGTAGAAGAAGGATATTGGGATGAAAATTGA